The genomic region GTATTCCACATCCATAGCAAGTGCTTTCAAAACGTCATCattaatattttctaaTCCAAGAGACTCAGCGACATCTTTGACAGTATCCTGTGGAGACCAAATTGTGTATGATTGTTGCTGCGTAGACATTTCAACCGTCCGTCAATGGCACTAACAAGTTTCtttatctcttttttagtCTAATATACTACTTTCGCTTATAAACTGCTTTTGTTGTTACTTGAATTGATGTTACTTGTAGATGCATCCGGGTATTTTTTGGACAATGAAacaaagttgaaaaattttgaaagcgATGCCCAAGGTAGAAGCATCacttcaataaaaatacaatagGGAATAAAAACCATTAAAAAAACCAAGTTGGACCACAAAATGAGGCTATTAGTGAGCTGTGTAGATAGTGGTGCCATAAAGGAAATTTTGTGCAATATTGGGACTGATACTTCCATCAAAACAGCGTCACAACCATTTCATGTCGCACCACATCTAGCTAAAGGATTAAAAGCTCATGTTGGTAGAATATGGATGATATCTAAAGATGAAGTCCTGTTGGCAAGAAATTCAGGGGTTGTTGAACTTGTGAAAATCTCAAAGCatgtcaaaaaaaatgaagccCTTCAAGCTGatccaaaagaagaaaatcaaaatgaaaaagatcttttcgATGTTCTACCCAAGTTTGATATATCCGAATTTGAAATTACCGACTCGATTACAAATCTTCTAGATGATTCCAAACTTGAGTtattctcaaaaaaatctgttAAAAGAACCAAGTTGGTGGATGAATTTGTCACATTATGTCCCATAAAAAAGGATACATTAAATAACACTTTCGTAGCTGCTACTAGATCCGGATTACTGCAtgttataaaaaaagaaaatggcgGAAAGCTAACAAAGGTGACATCTCTCGAGGTTAAAGCACCAGTAGAGTTTCTCCAGCTATACGATCTAGAAGATGCCGATAATGATAGAGTTTTATTTGCATATGGTGGGGAAGAGAATCTGGTAAAATTAGTGGAAATGGAATCAGACTTCAAATCTCTGAAGCAAATATGGGAAGCTAAAAACGTTAAGAACGACAGATTGGATATGAGAGTTCCGGTGTGGCCCATGgctttgaaatttctgaaaCCGTCCCCCAACGAAACTGATAAAGGAAAGCTGAACTATCAATTTTCTGCTATAACACGTTGGTCTCACCTAATCAAGTACAG from Saccharomyces mikatae IFO 1815 strain IFO1815 genome assembly, chromosome: 7 harbors:
- the NSA1 gene encoding ribosome biosynthesis protein NSA1 (similar to Saccharomyces cerevisiae NSA1 (YGL111W); ancestral locus Anc_6.144), translating into MRLLVSCVDSGAIKEILCNIGTDTSIKTASQPFHVAPHLAKGLKAHVGRIWMISKDEVLLARNSGVVELVKISKHVKKNEALQADPKEENQNEKDLFDVLPKFDISEFEITDSITNLLDDSKLELFSKKSVKRTKLVDEFVTLCPIKKDTLNNTFVAATRSGLLHVIKKENGGKLTKVTSLEVKAPVEFLQLYDLEDADNDRVLFAYGGEENLVKLVEMESDFKSLKQIWEAKNVKNDRLDMRVPVWPMALKFLKPSPNETDKGKLNYQFSAITRWSHLIKYSTQHGRKPLAQIDLLPKREALSQMEFFDINGENVASSLGNLQSRTFDELNVITTDYKRNVFKFDGNGRMLGKIGKDDITGTSTYINVHDGKYLLQGGLDRYVRVFDVKTNKLLVKTYVGSRINFIIMLDDTEVEIPLSPSAKAAKEKQKRKIAELEDDADELWDRLEGKANLSKAGKKSKLNIEKL